From Carya illinoinensis cultivar Pawnee chromosome 5, C.illinoinensisPawnee_v1, whole genome shotgun sequence, one genomic window encodes:
- the LOC122311763 gene encoding uncharacterized protein LOC122311763, producing MALTGKIPSSMSPPPNHLRIRTRTQIASPSIISLSRISPFQATSKAHLNSPRKSTTRYENREDKIEATLPTMSEILESSRAQNLDLQLQTLGPFFRITAKSLETQKELGKAGGLTRVWLQGRILHLDSIRLRRDTLGMEKSIFGIGLFIGAVAVRYGYDCGCTTAELLAINDSDLYHSKLVRFYTRIGFKAVHEVTGSTFRDYAHMLVWGGIGTRMDANVEELLIRWCTRFKSRK from the exons ATGGCACTAACAGGTAAAATACCAAGTTCCATGTCTCCCCCGCCAAATCATCTTAGAATCCGAACTAGAACTCAAATCGCATCCCCTTCAATCATCTCTCTATCCCGAATCTCACCATTCCAAGCTACATCGAAAGCCCATTTGAATTCCCCCCGGAAAAGCACCACCCGCTATGAAAACAGAGAGGATAAGATTGAGGCCACTTTACCAACCATGTCAGAGATATTGGAGTCATCAAGAGCTCAGAACCTTGATCTCCAGCTCCAAACTTTAGGACCCTTCTTCAGAATTACAGCCAAGAGCTTGGAAACCCAAAAAGAACTAGGGAAAGCTGGGGGGTTGACAAGGGTCTGGCTACAAGGAAGAATTCTTCACTTGGACTCCATTAGATTGAGGAGAGACACATTGGGAATGGAAAAATCAATCTTTGGTATCGGTTTGTTCATTGGAGCTGTTGCTGTTAGGTATGGATATGATTGCGGTTGCACGACAGCTGAGTTACTGGCTATCAATGACTCTGATCTCTACCATTCTAAG CTTGTTAGGTTCTACACGAGAATTGGGTTCAAGGCTGTACATGAGGTGACCGGATCAACATTTAGAGATTATGCCCACATGCTGGTCTGGGGAGGCATTGGTACCCGAATGGATGCCAATGTTGAAGAACTTCTTATAAGATGGTGCACCAGGTTCAAATCTCgaaaatga
- the LOC122311761 gene encoding dual-specificity RNA methyltransferase RlmN isoform X2, which produces MTLKSIFDAKEIRAEFEAAGINPSFIPIIWKHAIISNNNDNFEWNHIPSLPSAAYPILYSKFKPLTSSLHSLLHSSDQVTSKLLIKLQNGALIEAVIMRYDTRLGKYNGKPRPGGPRSTLCVSSQVGCKMGCKFCATGTMGFKNNLSSGEIVEQLVHASRISSIRNIVFMGMGEPLNNYASLVEAIRVMTGPPFQLSPKRITVSTVGIIPAINKLHNDVPGLNLAVSLHAPVQDIRCQIMPAARAFPLEKLMDALQDYQKNSQQNIMIEYIMLDGVNDEEQHAHQLGKLLDTFQVLCSLLCRLLT; this is translated from the exons ATGACGTTGAAATCAATCTTCGACGCCAAAGAAATCAGAGCGGAATTCGAGGCGGCGGGTATAAACCCTAGCTTCATCCCCATTATATGGAAGCATGCGATCATCTCCAACAACAACGACAACTTCGAATGGAATCACATCCCATCCTTGCCCTCCGCTGCCTACCCTATCCTTTACTCCAAATTCAAGCCCCTCACTTCGTCCCTCCACTCCCTCCTCCACTCCTCCGACCAAGTCACCTCCAAGCTCCTCATCAAGCtccag AACGGGGCTCTTATTGAGGCCGTGATCATGAGGTACGACACGCGTTTGGGGAAATACAACGGCAAGCCCCGCCCCGGAGGTCCCAGGTCCACCCTGTGCGTTTCCTCCCAGGTCGGTTGCAAAATGGGATGCAAATTCTGTGCCACGGGGACGATGGGCTTCAAGAACAATCTCTCGTCCGGAGAGATTGTGGAGCAGTTGGTTCACGCCTCTCGTATATCGTCTATACGCAATATCGTTTTCATG GGAATGGGGGAACCATTGAATAACTACGCTTCGTTAGTGGAAGCTATTCGTGTCATGACAGGGCCACCGTTTCAGTTGTCGCCGAAGAGGATTACCGTCTCAACC GTTGGCATCATTCCTGCTATTAACAAGCTTCACAATGATGTGCCGGGTTTGAACTTGGCAGTTTCACTGCACGCACCAGTTCAAGATATCCGTTGTCAAATAATGCCTGCAGCTCGGGCTTTTCCTCTGGAAAAGCTTATGGATGCTCTGCAAGACTATCAAAAGAACAG tcaGCAAAATATTATGATCGAGTACATTATGCTTGATGGGGTGAATGATGAAGAGCAGCATGCCCACCAGCTTGGCAAGCTGCTAGATACATTCCAAGTG CTGTGTTCCTTGCTTTGCAGGTTGTTAACTTAA
- the LOC122311762 gene encoding uncharacterized protein LOC122311762 isoform X1: protein MSRREGRDSDSRRHRSRFDREPSPKRSRRDGKPETERVPSNTDLDVGHRIDRDQKHSRQLQDALPLEAPTAPDSKQENRVVSKDSDKKPIHREGPKHSSDPTNVTQSRSYFQHDERGTLKVSRSIDRRATGERGWRDSKDQHDERAANKITYNTQRRDEKLQSKQDDNSIWRHDRFLKHDDPPPPAKKRPAFREKKISVDSENADKAEMKTVKSSNVDHSVEGSGRREERGRNHLDRLEKPSAGDRLPPKRGEAHRDGFLSRERFGVSGNYRGRDGISGRQGYRSSGTRVEKWKHDLYNPSRSPPPKNEDDQIAKLEALLTS from the exons ATGTCTCGTCGGGAGGGCCGAGATTCCGACTCCAGACGGCACCGCTCCAGGTTCGATCGAGAGCCAAG TCCCAAGAGGTCGAGGAGGGATGGGAAACCAGAAACAGAGAGAGTACCCAGCAACACTGATTTGGATGTTGGACACCGCATAGACCGGGATCAGAAGCATTCTCGTCAGCTGCAAGACGCCTTACCCCTTGAGGCCCCAACAGCACCTGATTCTAAGCAAGAAAATAGGGTTGTGAGCAAAGACTCTGACAAGAAACCCATACATCGGGAAGGGCCAAAACACTCTTCTGATCCAACTAATGTAACTCAGTCTCGATCTTATTTTCAG CATGATGAACGTGGTACCTTGAAAGTTAGTCGGAGTATTGATCGCAGAGCTACTGGTG AGCGTGGATGGAGGGATTCAAAGGATCAGCATGATGAAAGGGCAGCAAACAAAATAACTTATAATACACAGAGAAGAGATGAGAAGTTACAGTCTAAGCAGGATGACAACAGCATCTGGCGGCATGATCGTTTCCTCAAACATGATGATCCACCTCCACCTGCAAAGAAAAGACCAGCATTTCGGGAGAAGAAGATTTCAGTGGATTCTGAAAATGCTGATAAAGCAGAAATGAAGACTGTAAAGTCGAGTAATGTTGACCACTCTGTGGAAGGAAGTGGAAGAAGGGAGGAAAGAGGCCGCAACCATTTGGACAGGCTGGAGAAGCCATCAGCAGGAGACAGGTTGCCCCCAAAGAGGGGAGAAGCTCATAGGGATGGCTTCCTTTCCAGAGAAAGGTTTGGTGTTAGTGGAAATTACAGGGGAAGAGATGGAATCAGTGGAAGACAAGGGTATCGTTCCAGTGGTACTCGTGTTGAGAAGTGGAAGCATGATTTGTATAACCCTAGTAGAAGTCCGCCCCCCAAAAATGAAGATGATCAAATTGCAAAGCTGGAAGCACTCTTGACTTCGTAA
- the LOC122311762 gene encoding uncharacterized protein LOC122311762 isoform X2, whose amino-acid sequence MSRREGRDSDSRRHRSRFDREPSPKRSRRDGKPETERVPSNTDLDVGHRIDRDQKHSRQLQDALPLEAPTAPDSKQENRVVSKDSDKKPIHREGPKHSSDPTNHDERGTLKVSRSIDRRATGERGWRDSKDQHDERAANKITYNTQRRDEKLQSKQDDNSIWRHDRFLKHDDPPPPAKKRPAFREKKISVDSENADKAEMKTVKSSNVDHSVEGSGRREERGRNHLDRLEKPSAGDRLPPKRGEAHRDGFLSRERFGVSGNYRGRDGISGRQGYRSSGTRVEKWKHDLYNPSRSPPPKNEDDQIAKLEALLTS is encoded by the exons ATGTCTCGTCGGGAGGGCCGAGATTCCGACTCCAGACGGCACCGCTCCAGGTTCGATCGAGAGCCAAG TCCCAAGAGGTCGAGGAGGGATGGGAAACCAGAAACAGAGAGAGTACCCAGCAACACTGATTTGGATGTTGGACACCGCATAGACCGGGATCAGAAGCATTCTCGTCAGCTGCAAGACGCCTTACCCCTTGAGGCCCCAACAGCACCTGATTCTAAGCAAGAAAATAGGGTTGTGAGCAAAGACTCTGACAAGAAACCCATACATCGGGAAGGGCCAAAACACTCTTCTGATCCAACTAAT CATGATGAACGTGGTACCTTGAAAGTTAGTCGGAGTATTGATCGCAGAGCTACTGGTG AGCGTGGATGGAGGGATTCAAAGGATCAGCATGATGAAAGGGCAGCAAACAAAATAACTTATAATACACAGAGAAGAGATGAGAAGTTACAGTCTAAGCAGGATGACAACAGCATCTGGCGGCATGATCGTTTCCTCAAACATGATGATCCACCTCCACCTGCAAAGAAAAGACCAGCATTTCGGGAGAAGAAGATTTCAGTGGATTCTGAAAATGCTGATAAAGCAGAAATGAAGACTGTAAAGTCGAGTAATGTTGACCACTCTGTGGAAGGAAGTGGAAGAAGGGAGGAAAGAGGCCGCAACCATTTGGACAGGCTGGAGAAGCCATCAGCAGGAGACAGGTTGCCCCCAAAGAGGGGAGAAGCTCATAGGGATGGCTTCCTTTCCAGAGAAAGGTTTGGTGTTAGTGGAAATTACAGGGGAAGAGATGGAATCAGTGGAAGACAAGGGTATCGTTCCAGTGGTACTCGTGTTGAGAAGTGGAAGCATGATTTGTATAACCCTAGTAGAAGTCCGCCCCCCAAAAATGAAGATGATCAAATTGCAAAGCTGGAAGCACTCTTGACTTCGTAA
- the LOC122311761 gene encoding dual-specificity RNA methyltransferase RlmN isoform X1: MTLKSIFDAKEIRAEFEAAGINPSFIPIIWKHAIISNNNDNFEWNHIPSLPSAAYPILYSKFKPLTSSLHSLLHSSDQVTSKLLIKLQNGALIEAVIMRYDTRLGKYNGKPRPGGPRSTLCVSSQVGCKMGCKFCATGTMGFKNNLSSGEIVEQLVHASRISSIRNIVFMGMGEPLNNYASLVEAIRVMTGPPFQLSPKRITVSTVGIIPAINKLHNDVPGLNLAVSLHAPVQDIRCQIMPAARAFPLEKLMDALQDYQKNSQQNIMIEYIMLDGVNDEEQHAHQLGKLLDTFQVVVNLIPFNPIGSASQFRTSNEHRVSRFQKILRGTYSIRTTVRKQMGQDISGACGQLVVNQPDKRSIEKSSLLTDIEDLHL, from the exons ATGACGTTGAAATCAATCTTCGACGCCAAAGAAATCAGAGCGGAATTCGAGGCGGCGGGTATAAACCCTAGCTTCATCCCCATTATATGGAAGCATGCGATCATCTCCAACAACAACGACAACTTCGAATGGAATCACATCCCATCCTTGCCCTCCGCTGCCTACCCTATCCTTTACTCCAAATTCAAGCCCCTCACTTCGTCCCTCCACTCCCTCCTCCACTCCTCCGACCAAGTCACCTCCAAGCTCCTCATCAAGCtccag AACGGGGCTCTTATTGAGGCCGTGATCATGAGGTACGACACGCGTTTGGGGAAATACAACGGCAAGCCCCGCCCCGGAGGTCCCAGGTCCACCCTGTGCGTTTCCTCCCAGGTCGGTTGCAAAATGGGATGCAAATTCTGTGCCACGGGGACGATGGGCTTCAAGAACAATCTCTCGTCCGGAGAGATTGTGGAGCAGTTGGTTCACGCCTCTCGTATATCGTCTATACGCAATATCGTTTTCATG GGAATGGGGGAACCATTGAATAACTACGCTTCGTTAGTGGAAGCTATTCGTGTCATGACAGGGCCACCGTTTCAGTTGTCGCCGAAGAGGATTACCGTCTCAACC GTTGGCATCATTCCTGCTATTAACAAGCTTCACAATGATGTGCCGGGTTTGAACTTGGCAGTTTCACTGCACGCACCAGTTCAAGATATCCGTTGTCAAATAATGCCTGCAGCTCGGGCTTTTCCTCTGGAAAAGCTTATGGATGCTCTGCAAGACTATCAAAAGAACAG tcaGCAAAATATTATGATCGAGTACATTATGCTTGATGGGGTGAATGATGAAGAGCAGCATGCCCACCAGCTTGGCAAGCTGCTAGATACATTCCAAGTG GTTGTTAACTTAATACCTTTCAATCCAATTGGTAGTGCGAGTCAATTCCGAACCAGTAATGAACATCGGGTGTCAAGATTTCAGAAAATTCTTAGGGGAACCTATAGCATCCGAACAACAGTGCGCAAGCAAATGGGTCAGGATATAAGTGGTGCATGTGGCCAGCTGGTGGTTAACCAACCTGATAAGAGGTCAATTGAAAAATCAAGTCTCTTAACTGACATAGAAGATCTTCATCTTTGA